GATAGTCAGAGTGATGCGTACCTGTCGCTTTTCGCATGTGGTATGGTGCTGTTTTCTTCTACGGTAGCTGTTAATATCGCGCTTCGATGGATCGCTGGTAAATCTGAGGAAGGAAAGGCATGAGTAAGGTAAAAGAGCTTCTACTCTGCATAGTTACGTATACAGCTCCCATTATGACTGTTGGCGCTATCGTGCTTTTACTGGGATTTTTGTGTATCAAGGGCATCCCTGCACTTTCCTTATCTCTTCTTTTTGGCGATTCCTCTCCTGTAGATGTACTTTTTCATGGAATGCCTGTGTTTGATGGAATATGGCCGGCATGCGTAGGGACGTTATATCTCGTATTGTTATCATGCAGCATGTCCATTCCTATTGGGATAATGACAGGTATCTATCTGGCAGAATTTGCACCGGAAAATTTCAAGCGCCCTGTCACTTTTTTAACAGATTTGCTTGCCGGTATTCCATCAATTATTATGGGGCTTTTTGGTTTTGCACTTATCCTGCTTGCGCGGAACACTTTTTTCCCACACGCTGTTACCGGACTTTGGCTTTCAGCCTTATGTATTGCGGTACTTGTGCTGCCTTATTGTATTAATACTACAGTCATTGCCCTTTCCAGCTTGCCTGAGGAATTAAAGCTGACGGGCCCCTCTTTAGGGTTTAGCCCTGTACAAAGTACCTTTTACATACGCATTCCGTTAGCCCTGCGCGGCATTATGAGTGGTATTATTTTATCTATAGGTCGAGCGTCAGAAGATACTGCGGTTATTTTGCTCACCGGCGTCGTTGCAAATGCTGGGGTACCTCGAAACCTTTTTGATAAATATGAAGCATTGCCGTTTAAAGTGTACTACCTTGCTGCACAATTTCAGAGTCAGGCAGAGCTTACCCAAGGATTTGGAACAGCGTTAATTTTACTTTTACAAACAACGTGTCTCTTTTTAGTTGCTCACTATTTAAGACGAACAATGGAACGAAAATGGTTCTAACAGAAACTTTACCTCCTGCTATCCAAACAGAAGACGTAACCATTTCTTTTAACGGGCTGCCTATTGTTAAAAATCTGTCCGTTTCATTTCCTAAAAACAAACTCTCAGTTCTTATTGGACGTTCCGGTTCTGGAAAGACAACCTTGTTGCGCAGCTTCAACCGATTGAATGAGTGTCTTGAAGGAAGCAGCACTACAGGGAGAATCCTTGTTACGTTGAATAATTCTCAGCATGACATTTATTCCGGCACAATTTCTTGTGAGGAACTCCGGCGTCGTGTGGGTATGGTTTTTCAAACCCCAAACGTTCTGCCAAATTCTATACGGAACAATCTTATTATTCCGTTAAAGCTTGCGCTGCACATTCACGGTAGCGAAGCTGAAGCCCGTATGGAGCATGCGTTAAAACAAGCAGCTTTGTGGCGGGAGGTAAAAGACAGATTAAACAGACCTGCTACGCATCTTTCTGGAGGACAACAGCAACGCTTATGTATAGCCCGAGCTCTGGTGTTGCAGCCGGAAATCCTTTTATTAGACGAACCAAGTGCTTCCTTGGATTTTCATGCGACACGAACCATAGAAGAGTTGCTAGGCTCCCTTTCTTCAGATTACACGACCATTGTTGTTTCCCATAGTCTGGCGCAGGCGCAGCGCCTTGCTGATAGCCTTTATGTACTTTCTTCTGGTGAATTGGTTCAAACGCTTTCTAAAGAAGAAGTTCGAGATAGTGCTGTTATGCAGCAGACTATAGAAAACATACTGTAAACATTGAGTGTTTCACTTCTTTATAGAGTCTAGTGGCTAGTGAACGTTCTATCTGTGAGTATATGTCTTGCGTATTCTAACAACATTGTAATCAAATTTTTTGTGCCATACGGATAGGATTCGTGTATAGCCGACAACAGCATCCTTCCCTTTTTGTTTACAAAAAAAACATAGGGAAAGCACATATAGTAGCCGACAGGTGTATGTGCTTATCGTGTATACGATGTGTGAATGAAGCTATAAAACAGGGAAATATTGTATGACCAGCAATGCCACTAAACTCCTTTTAGTTGAGGATCAGGAAACAGCAGCTACCTATATTGCCAAGGGACTAAGAGAAGAAGGATTTGTTGTAGATGTTGCTTACAACGGTCCTGACGGTTTGCACTACTTACTGACAGAAGAATATTCATTGGCAATTCTTGATATCATGTTGCCGGGCATTGATGGGTTGACCATTCTTGAAACAGCAAAAAAGGCTGACAGAACCCCTGCTGTACTGTTCCTTACTGCCCGCGACGGTGTTGAAGATAGAGTGCGCGGATTAGAACTCGGCGCAGATGATTATCTTGTGAAACCATTTGCCTTTGCAGAACTGCTGGCGCGAATCAGGGCCTTATTACGGCGCTGCTCCCCTATTATTAGCGCTGAGACAGATTTAACCGTAGGCGATTTAACGCTCAACCTCTTAACGCATCAAGCTACAAGAGCTGACAAAGTTATTGACCTCACGCCTAAAGAGTTCGCCCTGCTCCAACTTTTTATGCGTCGGAAAGGCGAAGTACTCACCCGCACAGTGCTTGCTGAACAGCTATGGGGTATTAATTTTGACTGTGATACGAACGTCGTTGATGTAGCTGTAAGCAGATTACGTATTAAAATAGATGCTGACGCAACGCATAAGCTTATTCATACACAGCGGGGAGTCGGATATGTTCTCAAAGCCGAAGAATAAATTTGGCGTATTACGCACATGCTCCTTACAAGCACGTCTCGCTGTGGCATTTGCAGTTATAACAACACTTATTGTTTGTGCGACGTCATTTTCGATCTATTCTGGTCTAAAGACTCAGCTTCGAACGGAAGATAAACAGGAATTTATTGAAGCTGCAACGTTTATCCGTGATGCAGTTGAGACCCTTTCTATTACTACCGATTCTAAAAGCTGGCAGCTTATATGGGAATATGCTGTTAATGCACATGGCCGGTTGGGTGTACGCGTCTTTTCTACGAATAACGAGCTATATCTCTCCACGCCCAATATGAATATCCCTTCAGAAGTTTTTTCACTTTCAAACCCTCCTAAGTATGGGGTCTGGACTGATCCTAAGTCTAATATTGAATACCGAACCACTTCTTTTTTAATAAGCACAGCACCGGGACAGACATGGCGGGTTGATGCTTCTTATGACTTGAGTCCCACAAGTGAATTACTAAGCACGTATCGATGGAATCTTATGATTTTGCTTCTTGCCGGAATCTTGCTTTCCGTTGCCATAAGTTGGTTTGTCAGCGGGTATGGCCTGCGTCCATTACGGCATGTGACAACATCCATACAAGGAATTTCTTCGGAGCATCTCTCTGAACGCATTGGCGAACAACCTTGGCCTGAAGAGCTTGCAGGGCTCGCGAAGTCTTTTGATGCCATGCTTGAACGTCTGGAAGAGGCCTTTACGGAACTAAGTCAGTTTTCAGCGGATATCGCCCATGAAATGCGCACTCCAGTAAATAACATGCTTTCAGCTGCCAGTGTCATGCTTAACAGGAACAGAGATGTTGCAGAGTATAAACAGACTCTTGAGACAATCGAATTAGAAGCAACACACCTTTCCAGACTTATTGAAAACATGCTTTTTCTTACAAGAACTGAGCATATGCAGGCTCCTTTGAGCATTGAAGAATGCTCAATTCAGGAAGAATTTCAATTTCAGTATGCCTTATTGGAAGCCCTTGCAGAAGAAAAGCAGGTTGAGCTTAGGTTGCAAGGAGAAGGCGTTGTGACTGCAAACAAAGACTTATTGAGACGGGCACTGCTTAACCTAGTAGGAAATGCTTTACGATTTACTCCTACGGGCGGGCTTATACAGCTAGCTTCTGAGCATCTGGATGGCTTTGTGAAAATTACAGTATCCGATACCGGCTCTGGAATTGAAGCGCACCACCTCCCGCATATTTTTACGCGGTTTTACCGTGCTGACATAGCCCGTGCAGATCGTTCAAATACGGGGCTTGGTCTTGCCTTTGTGCAGACCATCATGGCAGCGCATGGAGGGAGTGTTTCTGTGGATACAGAGGTTGGGAAAGGGACCACGTTTACCCTGCTGTTTCCTGATAACTAACAAGACTGTAACGTTTCTGTTTGAGATTTGTGGAGTGCTTTTTTGTAAGGTGTTTCCATTGCATAAGCTGACTTGTTGAAAGGACCTTTTAGGTGCGTAACAGCGTCAGCTTTAGTTAAAAAGCTATGGAGAAACGTAATGAAAATAGCCTCCCAACTTTTAATAGTTGCTGTCTTTTGGGGTCTCAGCATAAGCGTTGTGTCGACTGCTTTTGCCAATGATAATGCTAAGTGGCCAGTAATAAACGGTCAGGTCGTTGCTGTTGATACTGAGCAATCTGTCGTTATTGTCAAAAATGATGCGGAACAACAGATGACATTTCAGGTGGTACCGACTTCTGAAATTACAATAAAAAGCAAGGGACTATTGAAATTCAATCGTAATGCAACCTTGAAAGATCTTACCGCTGGACAACGGGTTTTAGTAACATACTATGGTTCAGGCGAACTGAAGGTTGCTAGAGACATAAAGAGTTTTTTCGGCGAAAGGGCCGTGAATACTTCCCCTTAATGGTAGTACTCATGGCTCGAGCAAAGTTAGCATCTCATAGAAAATAAATGGTATTCAAAAAAGCCAGCAGGTATTCCTGCTGGTTTTTTTTGCTCCCTCTGCTTGGCTGACAACTTTGTCATGTTTCTGTTTGTTCTTTGATATGTGCCAATCGGTATATGTTCTTTTTATATGTGCTTATAGCAATAAGCCTGCGTACAATCCTATTGCGATATAACCGTTATGCAGGAACACCATTTTTTTGTTGGATAATCCCGAATGAGTATGCAAAAAATCTGTACATTTTTTGAAGAAAAGCTGTGCCATAAGTATGTCCCTTTATTTTTACTTGGACTGCTGATTGTAATTACGACAACTGCGTATTTAAATCAGCTTGATCCGGAGATAATGGAAGGACGTAACTTTATTACTGCAAGTGAAATTATTAAAACTGGGAACTGGGTTGTGCCAAGCCTTTTTGGAGAGCTGCGCATTGCTAAACCACCACTACCGACATGGATGACTTCGGCTGTAATGATGTTAGCAGGGACTGATACAAATCTGGTTGTAAACAGAATCCCTTCAGCTTTTGCCGGATTATTTTTGTCGCTGGCTTTTTTTGGTCTTACAAAATCTTTGACGAGGTCAACACGTATTTCCGTGATAAGCACAGCCGTGCTCGGAACCAGTTACCTATACATATTTAT
This sequence is a window from Halodesulfovibrio aestuarii DSM 17919 = ATCC 29578. Protein-coding genes within it:
- a CDS encoding PstA family ABC transporter permease; protein product: MSKVKELLLCIVTYTAPIMTVGAIVLLLGFLCIKGIPALSLSLLFGDSSPVDVLFHGMPVFDGIWPACVGTLYLVLLSCSMSIPIGIMTGIYLAEFAPENFKRPVTFLTDLLAGIPSIIMGLFGFALILLARNTFFPHAVTGLWLSALCIAVLVLPYCINTTVIALSSLPEELKLTGPSLGFSPVQSTFYIRIPLALRGIMSGIILSIGRASEDTAVILLTGVVANAGVPRNLFDKYEALPFKVYYLAAQFQSQAELTQGFGTALILLLQTTCLFLVAHYLRRTMERKWF
- a CDS encoding heavy metal response regulator transcription factor, whose amino-acid sequence is MTSNATKLLLVEDQETAATYIAKGLREEGFVVDVAYNGPDGLHYLLTEEYSLAILDIMLPGIDGLTILETAKKADRTPAVLFLTARDGVEDRVRGLELGADDYLVKPFAFAELLARIRALLRRCSPIISAETDLTVGDLTLNLLTHQATRADKVIDLTPKEFALLQLFMRRKGEVLTRTVLAEQLWGINFDCDTNVVDVAVSRLRIKIDADATHKLIHTQRGVGYVLKAEE
- a CDS encoding heavy metal sensor histidine kinase; this translates as MFSKPKNKFGVLRTCSLQARLAVAFAVITTLIVCATSFSIYSGLKTQLRTEDKQEFIEAATFIRDAVETLSITTDSKSWQLIWEYAVNAHGRLGVRVFSTNNELYLSTPNMNIPSEVFSLSNPPKYGVWTDPKSNIEYRTTSFLISTAPGQTWRVDASYDLSPTSELLSTYRWNLMILLLAGILLSVAISWFVSGYGLRPLRHVTTSIQGISSEHLSERIGEQPWPEELAGLAKSFDAMLERLEEAFTELSQFSADIAHEMRTPVNNMLSAASVMLNRNRDVAEYKQTLETIELEATHLSRLIENMLFLTRTEHMQAPLSIEECSIQEEFQFQYALLEALAEEKQVELRLQGEGVVTANKDLLRRALLNLVGNALRFTPTGGLIQLASEHLDGFVKITVSDTGSGIEAHHLPHIFTRFYRADIARADRSNTGLGLAFVQTIMAAHGGSVSVDTEVGKGTTFTLLFPDN
- a CDS encoding phosphate ABC transporter ATP-binding protein, translated to MVLTETLPPAIQTEDVTISFNGLPIVKNLSVSFPKNKLSVLIGRSGSGKTTLLRSFNRLNECLEGSSTTGRILVTLNNSQHDIYSGTISCEELRRRVGMVFQTPNVLPNSIRNNLIIPLKLALHIHGSEAEARMEHALKQAALWREVKDRLNRPATHLSGGQQQRLCIARALVLQPEILLLDEPSASLDFHATRTIEELLGSLSSDYTTIVVSHSLAQAQRLADSLYVLSSGELVQTLSKEEVRDSAVMQQTIENIL